GTGACGTTCGTGATGCGGGGCGGCGTCCGCTATCGCTGAACGTCGGCCTGCGTTGACGGGATAGGAACGGTTCCAGCTTGACACAGATACGAACCGATATGAACGGACACGTTGGACTTGCTCCGTGTAGACATCGGGCGACCCTGCTCGCACGACGAGTTCTATTTCCTGTTGTTGTTTGATCTCTTGCTATCAGTTGCTACCGGTTCGTATCCGTGTCAGGCCGGAACCGCCGTTTCTGTTTGTATCCGTCGGGGTGTCGAATTGGCGTTGACGGGACGTGTGCGGAGATGTGCCGATGATGCGGTTCAGTCGCGACGTCGTCAGCGTGGCCAGATCGTAAAGCGCGGCAAGCGCGTGCGCGTGAATCGGCCGCGCATGGTGCGAACGGTGGAGTCGAGCATGATCAGATCGGCGCGCGAGAGTTCGAGTCGGTCCTCGTCCGGCTGGTCAACCGTGCCCACCGGATAGTCCGTGAACGGCGTACGCGCTTGTTCAATGTGGGTGCCGAGGATTGCCGACACCTGACGTGATCGCGTGAACCCGACTAGGCGCGCCGTGCTGGCGGCGAACGCCGCGGTGTCGCGCACATAGAGCCGTCCCGGGTAGAACGTGTCTCCCGTCAGGAGCACTGCCGTCTTTCGATCGTACACGGCGATGCTTGCGGGCTCGTGTCCCGGAATGGCGAGCACGTCCAGCATACGGTCGCCCAGGTCGAACGCCACGGCGTCGGAGCGCTGCGCGCGAAATCCGAAGAAGGCGTAGACCGCCGCGCTATCGCGGGGAACGAGCATGATGCCGGCGCGGTCACGGAATTGCGCGTCGCCGGCGATATGGTCACCGTGACCGTGACTGTGCGCCACCACGAGCGTACGCACAGCGCCGCCGTGCTTCGCGCGCCATGCGGTGAGCAGACTGTCGATTGGCGCCGCCACGTCGATGCCGCCGGCGCCCGTGTCGATCAGCAACGCCCGCGTGCTACCGATGAGCAGATAGAGGAACGGCTTCTCGTAGTTCGTGCAGGCGGGCTGCCGCAAGATGTAGAGGCCCTCCCGGTACTCATGTATACGGAACGTTGGGCGGGCGTCACAGGTTATGCCTCCGGCGTACCACGTGACGGGCATACTGCTCCCACTCGACCGCGACCGCGCCACCGTGCCAGCGCAGGCGACCAGGGCGAGGCTGCACGTGAACGCGCGAACCAGCGTTTTAATACACATCGCTCTCCCGCTTAGATTTTTCTGATGCCAGGACGCTGGAGCTGGACCGATGCAGCCATCTTCATCGTCTTTTTCGTGACGATTCGCTGCGTGCTTATCTGGCTCGCCACCAAGGCCTTCGTCATGATGATCCCCGACGGCGACGCCTGCCCGATGTGCGACGACGAAACGCTGGCGATCGAGCGGGTGGGCGGGTGGCGGGTGCTTGGTGAGCGCTTCCGCCGCAGCTGGTGCATTGGCTGCGGCTGGGAAGGGGTGCTCCGGCGGAGCGACGTGTGGTTGTCAGCCGAACGGCATCGCAAGCTGGTAAATCAGATCGAGGCATCCATGGCGAAGAGCCGGAGCCATTCGGGCCAGTTGCCGCTCAACTCGAAGAAATCGTCGTAATACACGAGCCCGGCCCCCTCGAGGCGCTCGATCAGCTCACCGAGCGTGTCCTCACCGACCAGGGGTCCGATGGCGATCAACGACCCTTCGATCCGGAATTCGTCGGGTGTGAGCCCCAGCGCTTCGTCCACCTGAGCGCGGGTCATCTCTACGCGTTCGAACGCCGACTTCCGGATCAGCAGGGTGGGCGCAGTATTCGGGAGGATCAGCGGCATGAGCGGGCGTGGTCGGCAGGTGAGGATCGGGCGATGTCACTGGGACATAGCGGGATATAGCGGCTTCTGGCGGGATATAGCGGCTTCTGGCGGGATATAGCAGCGCAGACGGTCGCGGCGGAACTGGCTTGCCACCGCGTCTACCTTGAAGCGATATGACCGTGCCCCCGACCCACCATCTGCACTCCGCCACCAGCGCCGCGTTCGAGGCGTCGTTCGAGGCGTCGTTCGAGGCGTCGTTCGACGTCGTCGTGATCGGCGCCGGACACGCCGGGACTGAGGCGGCCGTCGCGGCGGCCCGTTCGGGCGCCTCGGTTGCACTGATCACCGGCGCCCTCGAGCAGATCGGACAGCTCTCGTGCAACCCGGCCATCGGTGGCATCGCCAAAGGCACGGTGGTGCGTGAAGTCGACGCCCTGGGCGGCATCATGGCGCGCGCTACCGACCTGGCGTCGGTGCAGTTCCGGATGCTGAACCGTGGCAAAGGACCAGCCGTGTGGGCACCGCGGGCGCAATGCGATCGCGGGCTCTATCGACGTGCGGTGCGACAGCTGCTCGAAGCGCAACCAAACCTCGTCACCATCCAAGGCATGGTGGCACGACTGCTGTTCGACGGGACCGGCGAGCGCGTGTCCGGCGTGGAAACGCTGGAAGGGCGTCGCTTCGGCGCGCGCGCGGTCGTGCTCACCACCGGCACGTTCGGTCGCGGCAAGATGCACATCGGCACCGGGACGCAGATCAGCGGCGGTCGCGCCGGCGAAGCGTCATCGGTGCTGCTCGGCGAGCAACTGGATGCACTCGGTCTCACCACCGAACGCTTCAAGACGGGGACGCCGCCGCGCATCGATGGTCGCAGCGTGCGTACCCGCGATCTCGAGTTGCAGCACAGTGAGATCGAACAGTTCGACTATTCGTGGTCGCATTTCTGGAGCACGCCGCGCGCGAATGTCGTCGACTGCGCACGGCGCACGCGGCATCCGGCGCAGATGCCCTGCTGGCTCACGATGCTCGACGAGGCCGGCACGTCGATCATTGCCACGCATCTCGCCGAGTCGGCGATGTATGGTGGTGCGATCGCATCGCGTGGTCCGCGCTATTGCCCGAGTGTCGAAGACAAGGTCGTGAAGTTTCCCGACAAGGCGCAGCATCAGCTCTTTCTCGAGCCGGAAGGTCACGATACGAGCGAGTTGTATGTGAACGGGTTGTCGACGTCGCTGCCGGCACCGGTGCAACTCACGATCCTGCGCAGCGTGCGCGGACTCGAAGACGTGCGCATGACGCGCGCGGGCTACGCGATCGAGTACGACTACTATCCGCCCACGCAGCTCTCGTCGACACTCGCGTCGCGCGCCGTGTACGGGTTGTATTTCGCCGGTCAGGTGAACGGCACCACCGGTTACGAAGAAGCAGCCGGTCAGGGCGTGATCGCCGGACTGAATGCCGCCCGTTGGGTGCAGGAACGCGAGCCCGTGATCCTCGGTCGCGAGACGAGCTACATCGGTGTGCTGATCGACGACTTGGTCACGCGCGGTGTCGACGAACCGTATCGGCTGTTCACATCACGCAGCGAATTTCGCCTCACGGTGCGGCAGGACAACGCACTCGCGCGGCTCGGCGAGATCGCCGATGGCCTCGGGCTCCTGGCACCGGATGAACAGGCACAAATGGGCTTACGATTGGGCGCGGTGCGAGAAGCCTACGCGCTGGCGGAACGCACGAGCATGACGCCTGCCGTAGCCGACCCGCTGCTGCTGGCCGTGGGGTCGGCGCCCCTGCAGCACGCAGTGCGCGCGATCGAACTCACGCGCCGCCAGGACGTGTCGCTACAAACCCTCTTCGCCGCCGCCGGCGTGGGCGACGCGCTCCCGGTGGACGCGGTGGTCGGCGCGGAGCTCGAGATCAAATACGAGCGCTACTTCGAGAAGGAGCGCAATCGCGCGATTCGACTCAAGGCTCAAGGGTCGGTGTCGTTGCACGAGACGCTGAATTACGAGGCGATGACCACGATCTCGATCGAAGCGCGCCAGAAGCTGACGCGCATCCGGCCGGCCACACTGGCCCAGGCGGGTCAGATCCCCGGCATCAGCCCGGCCGATCTGCAGAACTTGTTGATGGAGCTGCGGCGAACGCTGCCCGAGTAGTTCGTGGTGCGTGGTGCGGGGTTCGCGTCTGCGGACGGCGCTGGGTTGGCTGAAAGCACGGAGGTTCACGCGAAGGGCGCGAAGAGCCGCGAAGCTTCGCGAAGAACAGCCATTGTAAAAGTTAGGCTTTGGTGCCGTGCCGACGTATCGCACGGGGCCCACTCAAAGTATTTGCTGTTCTTCGCGTCTCTTCGCGGCCCTTCGCGAACTTCGCGTGAACCAGCTGGCTGTCCGACGGCACCGAGCACGCCGAAAGCACCGCGGTTTGACGCCAAGGGCGCGAAGTACGCGAAGAACGGCAGCGCGCGTGTGCAAGTTTTTCGGATCTGTTCGTCTCCGAAGAGTGGGCTCGCCGTACCCGGGTGACCAGCCTCGACGCGGCCAACGTGATGCCGAATGATGCGACTATTAGTATTGATGATGGCGTTATAGTGTGTAGATACTGTATTGACAAACGACCACGTTCTGCAACTTATTTTGTACGGTTCGCCATCAAACTGTGCCGAATTTGACCGAATCGGCAACTTCGGGGTATAAGCGATCTACCAGCACTCGCCTTCTTTATAGATGAGGAGTTTCACCATGATTATTCGTTCGTCGAACCGGGCCGTTCGCCCGCTAACGGCCGCCGCCTTCGTGCTCGGCGCCCTCGCCGCGCCCGCACTTGCCACGCACGCCGCCGCGCAGATGTCCATGCCGCAGCCTCCGCCTCAGATCGTCGTTACCGGTCGCGGTGAAGTGCAGGTGGCACCAGATCGGGCGCAGGTGCAGGTCGGCATGGAAACCCAGGCCAAAACCGCCGCGATTGCGTCGCAGGAAAACAACAAGAAGCAGACGGCGATCCTGGCCGCCATCCGCGCACTCGGCATTCCCGCCGCACAGATCCAGACGCTCAACTACAGCGTCATGCCAATCCAGCGATACGATGAGAAGACCCAGCGCGTCGTGATCGAGGGCTACCGGGTCAGCAACATCGTGCAGGTCGAGACCGATAAGATCGAACAGGCCGGCCCGATCATCGACGCGGCCCTCACCAACGGCGGCAATCGCGTGGCTGGACTCGACTTTCTGGTGAAGGATCGGGCAAAGGCGCAGGAAACGGCGCTCACAAAGGCCGTCGAGAGCGCCCGTCGTCAGGCGGAGGTTGCCGCCAAGGCGGCCGGCGGGCAGATCGCCGAACTGCTCGAGCTCAATATCAACGAGTACGAGCGCCCGCAGCCCCGAGCAGTCATGGCGATGGCGAAGATGGAGATGGCCGACGCGTCCGCCCCAACACCGGTCAGCGAAGGCATGGCCACCATCGCCGTAAGCGTGTCCACGCGCTGGCGCTTCACGAAGTAGCCGAAACGGTCGTACGGAAGAGAAAGGGGGAGGCCTGATTGTCAGGCCTCCCCCTTTTCTTGGTAACTGTTCCACGTGAAACGGCGTGATATCGCCCCTCTGTGTTCGCCGTACCGCTCCTGGTTTCACGTGAAACACCGAGATAGGGACAGTATGGGCTTACGGACGCCGAAAGTCGCCAAATTCGTGGCCCAAAGCGTCGGATTGGTCTGCTCACACGATAGTCCCGGACTCGAGCGCGACCTATACTACCGCTCCCCGCGCACCCTCCTCGCAGACGAATCTTGGCACGCATCCTCGCTATCGCCAATCAGAAAGGTGGAGTCGGTAAGACCACCACCGCTGTGAATCTCGCCGCCTCCCTTGCCGTAGCGGAGCAGCGCACGCTGCTCATCGATGCCGATCCCCAGGGCAACGCCACCAGCGGCTGCGGTATCTCCCGCGACGACTTCACCGTGGACTGCTATGACGTCCTTATTGGCGGCGCTTCCGTCGATCAGGCCCTCATTCGCAACGTCCACTTCCGCCACCTCGACGTCCTTCCAACGACGCCCGAGCTCTCGGGAGCCGAGGTCGAGCTGGTGGACGCAGAGGATCGCGGAACGCGGATGCGCGACGCGCTCGCACCCATCCGTGACCGTTACGATTTCATCCTGATCGACTGCCCCCCATCTCTGGGGTTGATCACGCTGAACATGCTCGTCGCGGCCGACGCGATCCTCATCCCGCTCCAGTGCGAGTACTACGCTCTCGAGGGACTCTCGCAGCTCCTCGGCACCGTGCAGCGCGTGCAGGACTCGCTCAACCCCGAGCTCGAAGTCGATAGCGTCCTCCTCACGATGTACGACGCCCGTCTGAATCTGTCGAGACAGGTTGCAGCCGATGCCCGCGCCCATTTCGGCGAGAAAGTGTTCAGCACCGTCGTGCCCAGAAACATCCGGCTGGCCGAAGCCCCGAGCTTCGGCAAGCCGATCGTGGTGTATGACGTGTCGTCCGTTGGCGCGCAGGCCTACATGGCCGTGGCCCGCGAGCTAATCGATCGAACGGCCGCCGCATCGAAGCCTGTCGAAGGCGCGTAACATTCATTGCATCAAGCACTTACGTAGCATTTATGACGCCTGAACCCCCTCGCCGCCTCGGACGCGGGCTCGACGCCCTCCTGGCGCGACGCGACGCGCCGAAAGACGCCGCCAAAGCTGCTGCGACCGGGAGCGACACGTCCGCCGCCGCCAATGCAAATACGTCTGCGGCGCCGAACGTCGAGCGCGAAGAATCACCGCTCCGCACACTCAAGCTCTCGCAGATTCGCGCGAATCCGTATCAGCCGCGTCAGGAGTTCCGGCCCGAGGAACTGGCCGATCTTGAAGCGAGCCTGCGGGTGAACGGACTGCTGCAGCCAATCACCGTGCGCCCTGCCCCGAACGGCACGGGCTACGAGCTGATCGCCGGCGAGCGTCGCTTCCGCGCAGCCTCCCGCTTGGGCTGGACCGAGATCCCCGCCCTCGTGAAGCCGGTCGACGACAAGACGCTCCTCGTCCTGGCGATGATCGAGAACCTTCAGCGCGCCGACCTCGACCCGATCGAAGAGGCCGACGGCTATCAGCGACTCGCCGACGAATTCCAACTCAACAACCAGGAAGTCGCCGACGTCGTAGGAAAGGATCGCTCGACCGTCGCCAATGCGCTCCGCCTCCGGCAGCTTCCCGCCTCGGTGCGCCGGATGTTGCAGGAAAAGCAGCTGACGGCCGGACACGCCCGCGCCCTCCTGCCGCTCGCCACCGAACGTGCGATCGTGGACATGGCGCGCGACATCATCGACGGTGGGCTCTCGGTGCGCGAAGTCGAGCGGCGCGTGCAGGCCGGTCGCCCCAAGCCTCCCGCCGCCGGCAAGAAACAGTCGGACGCCGAAGGCACCGTTCCCGCCGGCGCCTCTGCCGCCACCGTTCGGCAGATCGAGGAGCGTCTTCGTCGGAAACTCCAGACAGGCGTGTCCATTCAGCTATCAGCCAAGGACAAAGGCGAAGTCCGCATCGCGTTCTTCTCCAACGATGACCTCGAGCGCCTGCTCGACCTCCTCGGCGTCTCGCTCGAATAGTTCAAGTTCGGGCGTTTATGCAACACGAAAGC
This region of Gemmatimonas groenlandica genomic DNA includes:
- a CDS encoding MBL fold metallo-hydrolase, with product MRQPACTNYEKPFLYLLIGSTRALLIDTGAGGIDVAAPIDSLLTAWRAKHGGAVRTLVVAHSHGHGDHIAGDAQFRDRAGIMLVPRDSAAVYAFFGFRAQRSDAVAFDLGDRMLDVLAIPGHEPASIAVYDRKTAVLLTGDTFYPGRLYVRDTAAFAASTARLVGFTRSRQVSAILGTHIEQARTPFTDYPVGTVDQPDEDRLELSRADLIMLDSTVRTMRGRFTRTRLPRFTIWPR
- the mnmG gene encoding tRNA uridine-5-carboxymethylaminomethyl(34) synthesis enzyme MnmG; translation: MTVPPTHHLHSATSAAFEASFEASFEASFDVVVIGAGHAGTEAAVAAARSGASVALITGALEQIGQLSCNPAIGGIAKGTVVREVDALGGIMARATDLASVQFRMLNRGKGPAVWAPRAQCDRGLYRRAVRQLLEAQPNLVTIQGMVARLLFDGTGERVSGVETLEGRRFGARAVVLTTGTFGRGKMHIGTGTQISGGRAGEASSVLLGEQLDALGLTTERFKTGTPPRIDGRSVRTRDLELQHSEIEQFDYSWSHFWSTPRANVVDCARRTRHPAQMPCWLTMLDEAGTSIIATHLAESAMYGGAIASRGPRYCPSVEDKVVKFPDKAQHQLFLEPEGHDTSELYVNGLSTSLPAPVQLTILRSVRGLEDVRMTRAGYAIEYDYYPPTQLSSTLASRAVYGLYFAGQVNGTTGYEEAAGQGVIAGLNAARWVQEREPVILGRETSYIGVLIDDLVTRGVDEPYRLFTSRSEFRLTVRQDNALARLGEIADGLGLLAPDEQAQMGLRLGAVREAYALAERTSMTPAVADPLLLAVGSAPLQHAVRAIELTRRQDVSLQTLFAAAGVGDALPVDAVVGAELEIKYERYFEKERNRAIRLKAQGSVSLHETLNYEAMTTISIEARQKLTRIRPATLAQAGQIPGISPADLQNLLMELRRTLPE
- a CDS encoding SIMPL domain-containing protein translates to MIIRSSNRAVRPLTAAAFVLGALAAPALATHAAAQMSMPQPPPQIVVTGRGEVQVAPDRAQVQVGMETQAKTAAIASQENNKKQTAILAAIRALGIPAAQIQTLNYSVMPIQRYDEKTQRVVIEGYRVSNIVQVETDKIEQAGPIIDAALTNGGNRVAGLDFLVKDRAKAQETALTKAVESARRQAEVAAKAAGGQIAELLELNINEYERPQPRAVMAMAKMEMADASAPTPVSEGMATIAVSVSTRWRFTK
- a CDS encoding ParA family protein, whose product is MARILAIANQKGGVGKTTTAVNLAASLAVAEQRTLLIDADPQGNATSGCGISRDDFTVDCYDVLIGGASVDQALIRNVHFRHLDVLPTTPELSGAEVELVDAEDRGTRMRDALAPIRDRYDFILIDCPPSLGLITLNMLVAADAILIPLQCEYYALEGLSQLLGTVQRVQDSLNPELEVDSVLLTMYDARLNLSRQVAADARAHFGEKVFSTVVPRNIRLAEAPSFGKPIVVYDVSSVGAQAYMAVARELIDRTAAASKPVEGA
- a CDS encoding ParB/RepB/Spo0J family partition protein, which encodes MTPEPPRRLGRGLDALLARRDAPKDAAKAAATGSDTSAAANANTSAAPNVEREESPLRTLKLSQIRANPYQPRQEFRPEELADLEASLRVNGLLQPITVRPAPNGTGYELIAGERRFRAASRLGWTEIPALVKPVDDKTLLVLAMIENLQRADLDPIEEADGYQRLADEFQLNNQEVADVVGKDRSTVANALRLRQLPASVRRMLQEKQLTAGHARALLPLATERAIVDMARDIIDGGLSVREVERRVQAGRPKPPAAGKKQSDAEGTVPAGASAATVRQIEERLRRKLQTGVSIQLSAKDKGEVRIAFFSNDDLERLLDLLGVSLE